The segment gagtctcgggctgatacaagctgtgatatggaaaagggtatgtattattctttatatatatatatatatatatatatatatatatatatatatatatatatatatatatatatatatatatatatatatatatatatatgatgtcCATAGAGCATCACTCTGAAAACAAAGGCCTAATTATAAATGAGTACGAAATTTATCCTGAACAATACTTGGCCCATATGTTTACCAAAATTAACATAACGATATAAAATTCCTGAAGATGTAAGGCAGGGTATGCCCCCTTTCCCCTATTCGATGCTACACGTCTTATGGCGATTCAACGAATAGCagtatattacatatttttttcattttgatgtatCTTTCCACAAGATCAGTTGAAAAATTGATTACAGACAATGCATATGCTCTTACTATTGACCCACCTCTGAACCAAGATgtctatataaaatacatatagagTACTTCTCTgtaaacctacatgtatattttgatcattaaaaaaaagaaaaataacagcAAAAATATGTAcgctttaattttattttacagctAAATTCAGCGTTTCATTcttttaaagattgatttataaaaacattcaatttgatgttttattgtaaataagaTTTTTGTGATCATTAATTaggtacatgtttataaatcaaAGCTATACAAGGATAGATATGAAATTACCCGTAcgcgcgttagcgggttatgtaattttttttcagcaatgaTCGCTatcttcataacccgcatgaatcgtcaaagaaagcattttaattgtgtacatttacatctaccgagtatgatttataagtacatgtaaaaagtagcTTTATATCTGGGTTTATAATTCATGGCCAAATTGTGTTAGGCTATACGGGAGACAATTTCTTAACATCAAACAACGTTGAGACAACGCCGATGTCCTCGTGAAATGGGTGTCCATACATGGTCCTTACATATGCATACACCGGTTTCAGGTGACCGTCAGGTAACTGTCATCACCTTGGTCTACACCTTCAAATAGACTATTTAATTGTCTGACTGAAATATCCTGGTCATCCTGATTTTCGACGAGTTCAATAGCACGTTCTGTCGTGTTATTTCTATCGTTACCTGACGATAGATCTAATGTCACTGCCTCAGCCTCAAGGTGTCGTGACATCTCATTCAGTCTGTCTGTTGTTACTGAAAAACAATCTTGGTAAGTTTGTGAATCTGCGTCAGAATTACACGAACTCGGGTTTGCAAAACTTGAGTCCAGACTAGAATTAGCAATGGAAAACGTACTGTGTGAAATCATTAACGAATTATCAGAATTGCATGAGCTCATGTTAGCAAATGATAAACCTGAGTTTAAGCCAGAATTTGTACTGGAAAATGTATCAGTGCTTTGACGTTCCTGTTCTTTGGTTGGACTCTTTCTCAATGACCAGTTCCTACTCTGGTCAAAGGGTTTTGATTTACGAACGGTTCCTTTCATTGTACTCCTTCTAAAGTTGCTGCGTTTAGAGTCCATTCTATCAAATCCATACAATGGATTGACTTTAACCTGACCACGGGGGTTCATTTGATTTTCCAAAGAAGACTGATAATTATAACTTGAATATTCGTTCTCGGTATCTGTTTGCTGAAGACATGGCGCTGGATTAgctgtactgtacatgtagacGGAGTCAAAGCGTCGTGGGGGAAGTTCTGGGATATCATGTGGGAGGGTGGAGTACACTTCTTCTGGAATGTTGCCTGTCGAATCTTCATCTTGTATGGAAACCAATCTGAATAAAATAAAGACGaattattaattcattaattgatcatttttacaaaacaagaAATGTAAACGTTCAAATGTTAAAACCGGCGCACGTTGACGGACAAAAACGGATAACAATACATGTAGGTCACCTGAACGACTCAGATGACATAAAAGAAGATTAGTGATGAGGTGCAGCCTGACCTGGATGTAACCTGTAGGAATTCGGCACAGGTAGGTCTCCTGGTTCTATCTCTGTTCCAGCACCTGTCCATTATCTCATAAAGTTCTTCAGGACAATACATTGGCCTTTGTGGTACTTCCCCAGATAAAAGGTGCTCGATTAACTACAAAAGTACAAAAACAACGGGGTTTTTTAATGGCAAGTATCCTGTCACCATCCATTGGCAAGATTATGACTGTCTTATTTTGACAAATAGTATAGGagattaaggtggtatgggacacctccatttTGTGACGTATATCCGatctaaataaacaataaaatctagTGATAATTTTATGAACcttttctttcccaaaattgttATCCAACAGCGTAGCGCAATTGGTTAGAGTGTTAACTTCGAATCtttaagtcatgagttcgaatcccgctggggcttttataattttttccttTCCCTTTTTTTAGgtcaaatattgtgaaaatttgaaaattctaaaacggtgaaagtattttgattctTGTGTACTTTTATACACGTTAATATTGTCAGGTGTCCCATAGATCCATACCACCCTAAGTAGCTTGTTAGCGCCTTCAATGGAAGTTTTAGCTCTTTTATAAAACCCATACAACTTGTGTCTAAACTGTAACTTAAGTCAAAGTCTGGGTCTGAAGACAGAAGAACAATGCATCGTTACGTATATTACCTCTTTCTTTGGTACTCTACAAAAAGGTACGCATTTCATAAATGAGGAAACGGGATTCTCTATATTAATTTCAAGTCCCATGTAGAACTCGTAAATTGCCATTGCAAGCATATAAACGTCCCCTTCTCTTGAGTATTGACCATACAGCAGAATTTCAAGAGGGGACCTGCAAAACAAAATCAGTAAAGTGAACCAAAGCTATTTTACCGTACAACATTGCAAGGATGAATCTATTTCTCATGCCATACATATGGATATCGTCCTAATATCTTATTATTTGTCAAAACTAAGAACTCTTTTTTATTAAGGTGAGTGCTTCCAAGAATTACCGAAAATAATGTTCTTTAATTCCATGTTTTTACAGAACTTATAAGATAACAGTTGAAAACATTACACAACTTACATAGAAGAGTATAACAAATGTAGCATGAACCTACCAAAAATTACTAATGGTGGACTTTAACCATTAACCTTTTCTAGAAGAGGAAGATAATAAAGTTTATCTTCTTTCATCGTTcaagaaaaataattaccaGTTTCTGCGGTCAttgaaaacttcatcaatgatACTGTCATCCAAGACTTCCTCTGGACTTATATAGGCCAGTCGCCCCAATTTTGTGGAGaatacctgtaagaagattaaATACGGTACGCTGTTCTGTGTCTCTGTATCATGACTTTAAGGtacattttgttttctgctttgttttattgttaaatgtaaACAGTATGGGAAGCTTTACCAAAGCAAGACAACTATTGTTGCCtttgaggtaaaaaaaaacataaaaagaggatcttttattatttatcgtttatttcctttttttaaagacCAAAGATGAAGTCCTTCaaatatgttaatatatttatgtttaagaAATACAATCCAATTGCCAGAATTTTCAATTACCTTTTGGTTGTCACTGTCAAAGTGGAGATTCTGGCAGCAAATGTGACGCAAGATCCATCCATTTCCGTGTAACTCATTGATAAACTTGACAGCGTAGTGCACGAGCCAGGAGTACTTGATGTTGTTTTCTTGATCATCTGGGTCCCCAAAGCATCTTCTCAGTGATAGTTGGGACAGTGACTCCCCAAAGAAGCacgtgaaatgctaaaataattcatatggATTACAGGATCAAAACTGATTTATTCAATTATACGATgaaatattttagattataaTAGTTGTTTTGAAAGGTTTTTTATGAATCagcttataaaatatataccaaGATCCAGGGGTTTTTCTCTCTCGCGGGCGGCCATTTTAATATGTTGAGAGTTTCCTGAAGCGATGATTGGCTTAGATCGGTAAAGTACATCTCGTAGAACTTCGGGGATATCGGTTCTTGTACGATCAGTTTTAAATCCTGCGTAATTCAAAGATAATACAaaataaagttgtaaaaatcagtAAACTCTCatgaaatgatatgaaatattttaaacaaacttttctCTTACCTTTTTTAGTATGGATGGAGCATCacttgatgttatatcagcTTCAGAAATGGCAAGAATCGTTTTCGGTTTTCTTTTGGATTTTCGCAAATTTGTATAACTTACGAAAGGATCAATCTCTGAAATGTATTCATACCTTAACATCAGAAACTATGATAACAATAGCATTTACAGAAACGATAAAGTTATGCAATCTTAAACAAATTTGttaatagttttaaaacaatcaaTATATGCATTAAGGTTGCGTTTAACAAGTTTTGGTATGAAATAAAGCCTGGAAAACTCCGACTAAATGGcttaaacataatttaaaaatacaaatatgagAATGAATTCGGTATCGGCCTGTCCTGAACAATTACTTAATGAAGGTTCTTTATTGTTTCCAACCAAATGTGTTAAACAATATATACTCTACATTCATATCAAGTGTGACAAAAGTTGCAAACAATGTCCTCTTAATAGATAGAGaaagaaattttatatatttcagttTATTAATGAATGACAGAATCAGTGATATTGTTCACCGATCAAAAAGCTATTGTGAGTGTGCACCTGAAAGTTAATGAAAGCATATTAAGCATTAAAAAGGTAACTTTACGGTTTAGGGGGATGTCTGGCCATCTTGTaccaaaaatgtaaacatttcttaaactgACTTGATTAAACCaaaactgaccaaaactgttgTTAAAGGATAAAAAAAGCAGTAAATATGGGTTTAAATGTTGCATTGTATGAAGACTGCGCACGCGCACACTAGTATAGATTTACACGAATGCCCTTTTTAATCACTTTTAACTGCGCAGCTGTAGactaaagatttaagattttaaaaatatgataggGGGTCTTTGGTGTCCACTCTACAACGACTTGTTTAAAAGTTGAATCTTGCATAAATAAGTTGTAGATTTGTCTCAAAATAGGGTACTTAGTTTTTGACATATAGAATTAAGTTCAAGACACATATAAGATGACCAACATCCCACTTGATCTTGAATATTGTAAACAAGCAATAATATTTCGCAAAACTTTATTCAGATATTTTCTATTAAAgtattaataaattgaaaacagaaaaatatgaagAAGATCCAAAAGtatatttagataaaaaaaatgtaatggtCCAACtaaccaatatatatatatatatatatatattcataatgtggatattttcttttaattttgaacaaatcaaaaaaaaaatcaatcgcaGGCCTTCCAATAATATAACGAAGCGCAATTCACCTTTTGTGTCCTTTTTGATAAATGGGATCGACACATCGTATATTATTACATATTTGACCTTTTAACAGTGCATTTGTGAGTACAGAATGAGTACAGAGAATTCAAAAGCGGAgacattttgttacaaatgacCAGGAATTACTTACTCCCGTTCTGATTCTTAAGTCTTTTAAAGAGTTCTGGAGTTTCCTTTGGGAAGGAAAATAAAGACATGCAAAATAGAATCAATCATGCTTTCTTCATGCATTAACTCAACACAGCATTCTTCATGCTACAAAACGCGTTTTAAGCTTTCAATGAAAGAATCAACTCTTTGCATTTGCAGCCAAATTTATATCATGGTAAGAGACGTCAACTTGCAAAAGATTGGTACGTGTTCTTACCGTTTGAGGTTCTTTTGGTAGAGAAGGGTCAATCTTGGGATATCTCTGATCTTCCTTGTGTGAATGACTTAGTCTCTTTGTAGAAGCTGTAACCCAAACGGtgcattaattatttaaaacgtGGAATTGCTTGTCATAATTTCGATGTTCTGATATCGACTTTATGTTCATTTCTATATCACAGCACTATTTATTACAACTTTACCTCGATTTGATGACAGTTTAAGCAAGAGATTGTTAAGTTTTTGAATGCCTTTGTCTAACGATTCTCTTCCTAGGGGATCGGAATTGACAAACAGGAGTATGATTTCGTGGATGTCCTTTGGAATACATGGCCATTGCATAGGTTTAAGGTTTTGGAAGACAATCTAaacgaaaaataattattgtttgtttgcaaGTGTATTTAACTTCTAGACATTTTGCATGACACATCAGCTTAGCTTCATGTTAAAGGAAAAGGAAACTTTTCAGATCACTAGAAGTTCGCCGTTTGCCTGTGTATCCTATCGCCTATATGTCAGCTTTAGGGATTCATTTCATTTACAGAACATTTTTGGGTAGAGGAAAGTCCGTACTCCTTTCAAAGGGAAGATGATAAATACAGTAGTAGTGAAATATACTGTGCAATATAAaagtattttcttcaaaaaaaagTCTCAACAGAAACAATCTTTACAAAAGGGACAcaaaaatgtgtacattttaaGCGCATCTGAGGCAGAACATGTTGATATccgtatatatttacattttccagtgtctttgcctgtgataacgttaacactacgtatcgattttgtactttaTAACCCATAACGCCAAATCGGGGCGCCAGTGGGGtttgcttttttatatttaaatatttaattgtacaatggcttaaaattatataaatataagtaataaggaatcattctttgaatattatgaggtgataatttcgggcGGGGCGTGATTAAATCTATCATAatgctttattggatttgatcacgccccgaccgaaattatcacctcataatactcaaagaatgattccttattccttatttagaaccgatttaacaagagcttggactttgggaaGTACGTGACAAGCTCCGATTTGATAAGGGCCAGGTCTATTCATGGCTAACTGTTCTGCCATTGGCTAATAGACATGAATATATTGAACGCAATGACACTCGTCCGCCCTCATCCGGGgatgtatatttcattgaaacagCGTCAATTTCACACAACAGATTGgatcttgggggggggggttgacaGTCTATAAATATTAATGAGCTTCTCTTGGCGAATTAGAAAAAAGGGGATCAAAATTTGACAGCTTAGCTTACTAGATACTTATATCCAACCGAAaatccaagctcctgttaaaacgGTTCTTGATTTTGAGAATTGTGTCTACAACAatggtttcaattttattaaaggGGAATACATAGATTCATTCCAGCCTTGTTACTGAGGAAACAAATTAAAGAGACAAGTATGTATCTTACCAATTCCAAAACTCTGTCTAAAGAATGTCCATAAAGCTCTGTATATGGATGACATCCATGTGTAAACAGTTCGTAAAGGAGTTGTCCAACCATGTACACATCACTCTCTTTACTATATTTATCGTACAGGATTGACTCCGGGGCGGACCATCTGAGAGGTATCCTTGTACATTCTAAAACGTACAGAAAATGTATAACACTGtacaaaatctttaaacttatttttttaatgcaatatgTAATAATGAATTTACTGATACCTGCTATGAACTCCGAGAAATGGCCATCTGATGCAGTGGCCAGATTTGACAGGTAAACCGATCCGTTTTCTCGGACGGAAAAACATGACGCAGTAAGAGCACGATGAACTATGTCTCTGGAATGTAAAAACTTCACAGCGTTCAGAATATCAGCTGCCATCGTAAAAAGGTTTTCGAAAGTAATCCAgtccttttcttttctttttgacaGCAAATATTCCAACAGCGGGATATGATTTCTGTCTTGTAATGTAATGTAAAAGGGAGGCAGGGGTCGACATTGAAAAGCTACAAGAGGCAAAACTAGTGGCGTCATTCCTCCGCTGCATAACAAATAGAGCATATCTCTCTGCTGTTCATGTTCTTTTAGAATTTCCTTCAGTGCTAAGTTTTCTCTGTAATCTTCCATTACTCCTTTCATAACGCAATTTTTGGATGGCAAAAGAATGTGAACGTTGACGTTGTAATCATCAATTGTTCCTTTAAATGTGTTCCAGTGTGGAGGCAATGGTGTGTTGCCACTGATAACATAGGAATCCTTATCAATGGTGATATTCAAAGGGTGGAGAGATTTTTCTATGTGGGAAACTGTGGTTTGTCTCAGATCAAAGTGTAAATGCATTTTGTTTCTGctcaagaaataaaaaacttCGCCGACGATGCTTTTGTCTTTATGAAAAAGCAAACTGTCAATCTCTTTCAAGAAAAACTTTCGAACAGCTTGATGAACTTTCGCGCTATCCatatacaaattcaaaacagTCAATGCTTCTTTAGCTGTTTAAAACAAAGGttgaaattaatattgatatttgcATGTCATCAGATAATCATAATCATCCGAAAAAAGGAAAGACAAATATACCTTGACAAACTGTTGTATCCAATATCATTTTGACCATTTTTGTCGTCAGTTGAAGCATTGGAAACATtgagatattttcttttttctttacatttaattttcctTTCAAGCAAGTTTGCAATACAGTAAAGAGAGCGGTGTGGTGTCCCCCTGTCTGTAACAATACCTAATTACAAGATATAAAACACTAGTGTTAACAAGAATATCGGGAAGGCGTAATGCTTtcgatattaattttttatagagTCCAGTCGAAACAGCTTACCTGATTTAAAAGGCCGAATATCACTGTGGACTGTTCTAACTCGCTCATCTCAGTAAATTCCTTTATTATTTTCTCTCTGTTGTTGTCCTTCTTCATCGCATCTGACCAGTTTCCCATTCGAAGTACAGACACCGTTTCCAAATGATGACAAAAGCAATCGGCGGATTTccgaatattttcaaaagcgcTTTTAAGTATTTCATCGGTGATATGAAGATGTTCCACCTTATTCATTTTCTCTTTTGCGTTTCTACATACGTCTCTGATCTTATTTTTGATAGAATCGTCCACTCTTGCGTTAAAGGACATGAAGAGAATTATAAACGTGGTCAAAGCGCTGTTCAATAACAGAAGTAGGAGTTCCTGGTCACCGGACCATAGCTCCACCAGGGAAAGTAGGTCAGTGATTCCATACAGTAAATCCTGAGTGTTGCAGAGCCTCACTTTCATTTTGTATAACATCTTTTCaatgttttgaaatgcattcATCTGGATACTTCTTTTGTGACACGAGAGAAGGGTAACCAAGCCGTGGAAGTTATTGCAATCAACACATTTTTTCATCACATtgattgttatatatttttccaaATCAACGGTATCTTTGCAACTGCCTTGGTTGTATATTAATACAATATCTGCTGGAACCCTGTGTTCTAAATCTGAAGAAATGAACAATAAATAAGAAAGGCAAAGTAAACTTTAATTACATATCGtctttacatgtgaatttgcaGATATTACACATACAATATCCTAGATTTAGACAcacttacatgtaaatgataaatacttaatcaaagtactgatagaaCTGAAAAGTGCTAACCTAGAGTTCTAAAGGAAATTCACTTTGTGCAAGCTTAGTTAAAAAAGAATCGATTTGATTGTTTAATATTTCAGCTTCGGCATGCGCAATTTATTCCCTTATCACTTCGTTGCAGCCCCTGCAgtgatgtacgtaagccccgcaCATTAGATTCTCAATAGCCCGAACAACAATAGCCCGTCCAATTATGTGCGTAAACCCTTGAAACTGGTTCTCTAACCAGTTCAAATGATGTATATTACTGCTCATATGGGGCGGTTAATCGTTGCACCGGAAgcagaagtctaacgacaataaagtgctgagctatgcttagcacTTCAAAAAAGGAACTTTGAAGGATTCGGGCAATTTCTGTTTTatgttctttaaaaattatccgatattcataaatattgaGTGGAATTTATTTCTATAGATTTACAAGTTTGCAACTTATCGAAATGTTTTTAGGATAGCAATTATAATACCATGAATTTATACTGCTGTTTGTTGAAGACTGTATATTTTGCAACCACCTAATAAAATCCTTACGCCGaagtatttttttctacaaCCGCCGACTAGctttaagatatttaaaaatacaggAGTAATCTGGATATTTACCTTCATATTTCTGCCTTGGTAAAATGTAATCTTGGGAAACAAATGAACCTGAATGACTACGAGAAGGCTGTAGAGTTTTGGTCTCTAGAAATACGTCGTCCTTCACAGCGTCAGAAAGACACGAATATACCTCGTTGTCTCCaaagatttcttttaaattagtAGTCCCGCATGATTCATAACCATATGCTCTAAAAACTGTGCTTTCATTGTCATACGTGTTTTCAAACATCGGACTTTTAATATCTTCTGGGATATCTGATGGGAAATTTGGAGCATGTTTTTCGGAATAAAGTAGGCCTATAGGAGCAGAATCTTCATCTTCAGTCGTTTTCGTCGCCATTTCAGACGGACTTCTCCCATCCACAATACCTTGCGTGTAATCGTTTCCCACCCGACAACCGTCATACACTCGGTTTTCTTGTACTTCGGAActgattttatgataaaattcgTTCATATTTTTCTCTGTTTCTATCATAGAACAGTAAGGTGCAGTATCTAGTGAATCAATTCTCCCGATACTTCCTAGAACAACGACAGAGTGTACCTTCAGTCTCCTCCATAGCTGTTTGAAGTTTGTCTTGTTGTGGTAACATACAATAAGAGCAAACACTAGTGAGGCGGGCAGCTGTTCCTCTAGTCTGTCAAAATCTATAACTCCTAACTCAAATAGTCTAGTTTTTAGACTGCCCCTTTTACAGGCAGATGACAGCAATGTGCGGGGGGACTTGTTACAATGAGCATCGTCACAGGTCAAAATGCACACATCGAACTGCTTACTGCTGTCGTAGGCCGATGTGCTCTGTGGACTGTTGTCTCTTTGACTACTGCTAGGTGAAGCTACCTCCGCCATTTCTGCTCTctacaaataatttgaaaatgatttcaTCCTTCttttaaatactgtaaaaaaaaagaataagtgCATTGTGAATAATTGTTTTGTCAGTGCTAAATAATCGTTCCTTGTTCCAAATTTTATTCTGTATTATCTCATACTATATGTTTATGTaacattaaaatttatcaatttaaacttaactataacagttttaaaactgttatagttaagtttaaattgataaattttacattaaaagtttaaaatttatcaatttaaacttaacaaTAACAGTTTAAAACTCTCTTTGACTACTGCTAGGTGAAGCTACCTCCGCCATTTCTGCTCTctacaaataatttgaaaacgaTTTCATCCATCTTTTAAacactgtaaaaaaaagaataagtgCATTGTGAATAATTGTTTTGTCAGTGCTAAATAATCGTTCCTTGTTCCAAATTTTATTCTGTATTATCTCATACTATATgtttatgttacattaaaagtttaaaatttatcaatttaaacttaactataacagttttaaaactgttatagttaagtttaaattgataaattttacattaaaagtttaaaatttatcaatttaaacttaactataacagttttaaactgttatagttaagcGGAAAcggtgcgtctttttaccccaatgaaccccaatgataccccaatgataccccaatgaaccccaatgatacatgtaccccaatgaacccccaatgttaccccaatgatacccaaaTACACCTAATGATACCCCTATGATACCAAATGATatcccaatgaaccccaatgataccctaattaactttgaaatattaataccCCAATGAAACTAAATGTGTGCATAGTTAAAAGATCTTCCGCGCAAGCGTGTGAATAAAcaccgtacatgtatataattaatatcaaggtgttttttttcctttttgtttttgttcatttttgaccgaaagttttcttaattctttttttaaaaactattctttaaaattaaaataaaaaatccaaaccaTGACTGAATATTTAGAGGAGCTGgcagagttttaaaaaatccacacAGAATGGATGATATATACAATTTGTTCCAAGGTCAAATttctctataattttttattactgtccCAAATTAAAGCAATTGGGGagcaaaattaaaaagcaattgGGGAGAGAGGGGTTATCTCATTCAACTTTCCCGTTTTCTGCATTCATCATTTATTCGTAAAGACGTAGAACACAATCCGTTCATTGTTTACACTGAAATAAAGTATAAGTATTAACATCCAATCTGCATGGCATCTTCCCAattcaagggtttctgatccgcaacGCTTCTCAAAAATCGGTTCATGTATAGCGGAGCGCATCAGATACTCTTGAATTGGGAAGATGTCTGTCatggtataaaaatgaaattataaaacgCTAGCGTATGCGTGTTTATTTGCATCAGATTTGCTTGATCCTAAGTATCAGTCCAATTGTTAACTCGCCTTAAACATCCGCGTTCATGAAAATTTACACACTCCACCGACAATCTTCAATTGTTAT is part of the Magallana gigas chromosome 3, xbMagGiga1.1, whole genome shotgun sequence genome and harbors:
- the LOC105337423 gene encoding uncharacterized protein, with protein sequence MAEVASPSSSQRDNSPQSTSAYDSSKQFDVCILTCDDAHCNKSPRTLLSSACKRGSLKTRLFELGVIDFDRLEEQLPASLVFALIVCYHNKTNFKQLWRRLKVHSVVVLGSIGRIDSLDTAPYCSMIETEKNMNEFYHKISSEVQENRVYDGCRVGNDYTQGIVDGRSPSEMATKTTEDEDSAPIGLLYSEKHAPNFPSDIPEDIKSPMFENTYDNESTVFRAYGYESCGTTNLKEIFGDNEVYSCLSDAVKDDVFLETKTLQPSRSHSGSFVSQDYILPRQKYEDLEHRVPADIVLIYNQGSCKDTVDLEKYITINVMKKCVDCNNFHGLVTLLSCHKRSIQMNAFQNIEKMLYKMKVRLCNTQDLLYGITDLLSLVELWSGDQELLLLLLNSALTTFIILFMSFNARVDDSIKNKIRDVCRNAKEKMNKVEHLHITDEILKSAFENIRKSADCFCHHLETVSVLRMGNWSDAMKKDNNREKIIKEFTEMSELEQSTVIFGLLNQVLLQTGGHHTALFTVLQTCLKGKLNVKKKENISMFPMLQLTTKMVKMILDTTVCQAKEALTVLNLYMDSAKVHQAVRKFFLKEIDSLLFHKDKSIVGEVFYFLSRNKMHLHFDLRQTTVSHIEKSLHPLNITIDKDSYVISGNTPLPPHWNTFKGTIDDYNVNVHILLPSKNCVMKGVMEDYRENLALKEILKEHEQQRDMLYLLCSGGMTPLVLPLVAFQCRPLPPFYITLQDRNHIPLLEYLLSKRKEKDWITFENLFTMAADILNAVKFLHSRDIVHRALTASCFSVRENGSVYLSNLATASDGHFSEFIAECTRIPLRWSAPESILYDKYSKESDVYMVGQLLYELFTHGCHPYTELYGHSLDRVLELIVFQNLKPMQWPCIPKDIHEIILLFVNSDPLGRESLDKGIQKLNNLLLKLSSNRASTKRLSHSHKEDQRYPKIDPSLPKEPQTETPELFKRLKNQNGKIDPFVSYTNLRKSKRKPKTILAISEADITSSDAPSILKKDLKLIVQEPISPKFYEMYFTDLSQSSLQETLNILKWPPAREKNPWILHFTCFFGESLSQLSLRRCFGDPDDQENNIKYSWLVHYAVKFINELHGNGWILRHICCQNLHFDSDNQKVFSTKLGRLAYISPEEVLDDSIIDEVFNDRRNWSPLEILLYGQYSREGDVYMLAMAIYEFYMGLEINIENPVSSFMKCVPFCRVPKKELIEHLLSGEVPQRPMYCPEELYEIMDRCWNRDRTRRPTCAEFLQVTSRLVSIQDEDSTGNIPEEVYSTLPHDIPELPPRRFDSVYMYSTANPAPCLQQTDTENEYSSYNYQSSLENQMNPRGQVKVNPLYGFDRMDSKRSNFRRSTMKGTVRKSKPFDQSRNWSLRKSPTKEQERQSTDTFSSTNSGLNSGLSFANMSSCNSDNSLMISHSTFSIANSSLDSSFANPSSCNSDADSQTYQDCFSVTTDRLNEMSRHLEAEAVTLDLSSGNDRNNTTERAIELVENQDDQDISVRQLNSLFEGVDQGDDSYLTVT